One window of Chryseobacterium indologenes genomic DNA carries:
- a CDS encoding bifunctional metallophosphatase/5'-nucleotidase yields MDRKSFLKAIGGGSLAMALAPNMMMAEELKILDLKSANKLTILHTNDQHSRIEPFDASYTKNPNQGGFARRASLIQQIRNQESNVLLLDSGDIFQGTPYFNFFGGELEFKLMSMMKYDASTMGNHDFDNGLDGFLKVLPNAKFPFICSNYDFKNTILDGKISPYKIFNKNGIKVGIFGVGIQLDGLVGKKQYGETVYSDPVDVAQHYSNFLKKDQKCDLVICLSHIGYDYKDEPNKISDKILAASTENIDIILGGHTHTFLPEPQSYTNRQGKNVLVNQVGWAGLLLGRIDFYFDTNKNVQHISWNNQAIDSSIA; encoded by the coding sequence ATGGATAGAAAAAGTTTTTTAAAAGCAATAGGAGGCGGATCTTTGGCAATGGCTTTAGCTCCCAATATGATGATGGCGGAAGAGTTGAAAATTCTTGATTTAAAATCCGCAAATAAACTGACTATCCTTCATACCAATGACCAGCATAGCAGAATTGAACCTTTCGATGCAAGCTATACAAAGAATCCTAATCAGGGAGGTTTTGCAAGAAGGGCGAGCTTAATTCAGCAGATCAGAAATCAGGAAAGCAATGTACTGCTTCTTGATTCAGGAGATATTTTCCAGGGAACTCCTTATTTCAATTTCTTCGGAGGAGAACTGGAGTTTAAATTAATGTCCATGATGAAATATGATGCCTCTACCATGGGGAATCATGATTTTGATAATGGTCTTGATGGATTTTTAAAAGTACTTCCCAATGCGAAGTTTCCTTTTATCTGTTCCAATTATGATTTTAAAAATACAATTCTTGACGGGAAGATTTCCCCTTATAAGATTTTCAACAAAAATGGAATCAAAGTAGGAATTTTCGGGGTGGGAATTCAGCTGGACGGCCTTGTAGGTAAAAAACAGTATGGGGAAACCGTTTATTCCGATCCGGTGGATGTAGCACAGCATTATTCCAATTTTCTTAAAAAAGATCAGAAATGTGATCTTGTGATTTGTCTTTCACACATCGGTTATGATTATAAAGATGAACCGAATAAAATAAGTGATAAAATTTTAGCGGCCAGCACAGAAAATATTGATATTATTCTGGGAGGCCATACGCATACATTTTTACCGGAACCTCAATCTTATACCAACAGACAGGGCAAAAATGTCCTTGTCAATCAGGTAGGATGGGCAGGTCTTCTTTTGGGTAGAATAGATTTTTATTTTGATACAAACAAAAACGTACAGCATATTTCCTGGAACAATCAGGCAATAGACAGCAGCATAGCATAA
- a CDS encoding 5'-nucleotidase C-terminal domain-containing protein has translation MKNKFLLIGIALATFTACKTASTLQLADVKTQKNISINNELKNDEELAKFIEPYKQKLDKEMNQKISHTNVDLTKQGDNSNLGNLLADYTFEGGNEWIKTHLKQNVDAALINIGGIRTTIGKGDILLKNVFEVMPFENEVVIVKMKGADLQGLFEYYAKTQVNNPVSHLYIETNNGQVIKSLINGKTVDPAKDYYIATSDYLALGGDNMKFFAKGESISTGIKMRDLFIDYFKKTPEVVVNSDVRLNFIGKK, from the coding sequence ATGAAAAATAAATTCTTGTTAATAGGAATTGCCCTGGCGACCTTTACAGCATGCAAAACAGCTTCTACGCTGCAACTTGCGGATGTAAAGACCCAGAAAAATATTTCTATTAATAATGAGCTGAAAAATGATGAGGAGCTTGCAAAATTTATTGAACCTTATAAGCAAAAACTGGATAAAGAAATGAACCAGAAGATCTCTCATACCAATGTAGATCTTACCAAGCAGGGCGATAACAGCAATCTGGGTAATCTTTTAGCTGACTATACGTTTGAAGGAGGTAATGAATGGATAAAAACTCATCTTAAGCAAAATGTAGATGCAGCCTTGATCAATATCGGGGGAATCCGTACCACTATCGGAAAGGGAGATATCTTACTCAAAAATGTATTTGAAGTAATGCCTTTTGAAAATGAGGTGGTAATTGTGAAAATGAAAGGAGCAGATTTACAGGGGCTTTTTGAGTATTATGCAAAAACGCAGGTCAACAATCCTGTTTCTCACTTGTATATTGAGACCAATAACGGGCAGGTAATCAAATCTTTAATCAACGGAAAAACAGTAGATCCTGCTAAAGATTATTATATTGCCACTTCAGACTATCTTGCACTGGGAGGAGACAATATGAAATTCTTTGCAAAAGGAGAATCTATCTCAACAGGAATTAAAATGAGAGATCTGTTTATTGATTATTTTAAGAAAACTCCTGAAGTTGTAGTAAATTCAGATGTTCGTTTAAATTTTATCGGGAAGAAGTAA
- the dapA gene encoding 4-hydroxy-tetrahydrodipicolinate synthase — MSILKGVGVALVTPFNEDLSVDFDSLTKLVEYNIENGTNYLVVLGTTAEAATLSAEEKKQVIEHIIKVNNKRLPLVLGIGGNDTLDVKKQIEEADLSAFEAVLSVSPYYNKPNQEGLYQHYKMLASTGKNIIIYNVPSRTGQNVEADTTLRLAKEFPNLFLIKEASPNILQYFDILRKKPEGFSLVSGDDEYTLPVTLAGGDGVISVIGQAYPKEFSTMVQLAFEGKVKEAYAIHNKLVDITRLIFAEGNPCGIKVILAEKGIIKNFLRLPLVAASEGLHAKIKAEMANI, encoded by the coding sequence ATGAGCATTTTAAAAGGAGTAGGTGTTGCATTGGTAACGCCCTTTAATGAAGATTTATCCGTTGACTTCGACAGTTTAACAAAACTAGTGGAGTACAATATCGAAAACGGAACCAATTATTTGGTAGTATTGGGTACTACGGCAGAAGCCGCAACGCTTTCTGCAGAAGAGAAGAAACAGGTAATTGAGCACATCATTAAGGTGAATAATAAACGTCTTCCTCTAGTTTTAGGGATTGGCGGCAACGATACTCTTGACGTCAAGAAACAGATTGAAGAAGCAGATCTTTCTGCATTTGAAGCAGTACTTTCAGTATCTCCTTATTACAATAAACCGAACCAGGAAGGTCTTTACCAGCACTATAAAATGTTAGCTTCCACAGGAAAAAATATTATTATTTATAATGTTCCTTCAAGAACCGGGCAAAACGTAGAAGCAGATACTACGCTTCGTCTTGCCAAAGAATTCCCTAATTTATTCCTGATTAAGGAGGCTTCACCTAATATTTTACAGTATTTTGATATTCTTAGAAAGAAACCTGAAGGCTTTTCATTGGTTTCCGGGGATGACGAATATACATTACCGGTAACACTGGCAGGAGGAGATGGTGTGATTTCAGTAATAGGACAAGCATATCCTAAAGAATTCTCTACCATGGTACAGCTGGCTTTTGAAGGAAAAGTGAAAGAAGCTTACGCAATTCACAATAAGCTGGTTGATATTACGCGTTTGATTTTTGCAGAAGGAAACCCTTGCGGTATTAAAGTAATACTTGCTGAAAAAGGGATTATTAAAAACTTCTTAAGACTTCCTTTGGTTGCTGCTTCAGAAGGTCTTCATGCCAAAATTAAAGCTGAAATGGCAAACATTTAA